In the Qipengyuania pelagi genome, one interval contains:
- a CDS encoding uroporphyrinogen-III synthase, producing the protein MSRAAFLLRPEPGWSASAAAARSIGLKVEGEPLAEVESVGWQIPEQRFDGLLVGSANVFRHGGRFLEELHDLPVHCVGETTADAARENGFTVETVGHGGLANVLNSLASRALKLLRPCGEARIALETPPGIEVTDAIVYRLRHLPIPPALAENLGRGGVVLLHSAELARHFGEECERLGLSRARLDTVLIGPRLLPAAGDGWRAIHIADRPNDAALLALAAQVCSKVG; encoded by the coding sequence GTGAGCCGAGCGGCCTTCCTGCTCCGGCCCGAACCCGGCTGGAGCGCAAGCGCCGCCGCCGCCCGGTCCATCGGCTTGAAAGTGGAGGGCGAACCGCTCGCCGAGGTCGAGTCGGTCGGCTGGCAAATTCCCGAGCAACGCTTCGACGGCCTGCTCGTCGGCAGCGCGAACGTGTTCCGCCACGGTGGCCGATTTCTCGAAGAATTGCATGACCTGCCCGTCCATTGCGTCGGCGAGACCACCGCCGATGCGGCGCGGGAGAACGGGTTTACGGTCGAGACCGTCGGGCATGGCGGTCTCGCCAATGTCCTCAATTCGCTCGCTAGTCGCGCTCTGAAGCTTCTGCGCCCCTGCGGCGAAGCGCGGATCGCGCTCGAAACGCCTCCGGGGATCGAAGTGACGGACGCGATCGTCTATCGCCTGCGTCATCTCCCGATCCCCCCGGCGCTTGCGGAAAATCTTGGTCGGGGCGGCGTCGTCCTGCTCCATTCCGCCGAACTCGCACGCCATTTCGGGGAGGAATGCGAGCGGCTGGGTCTGTCTCGCGCGCGGCTGGATACGGTGCTGATCGGCCCGCGCCTGCTGCCCGCTGCAGGCGATGGCTGGCGCGCCATCCACATCGCCGACCGCCCAAACGATGCCG